Genomic DNA from Mesorhizobium sp. 131-2-1:
CCTTGCCGCGCCCTACCGTGAAATTGCCGCCGACAATCCGGATTTCGGCGACCTGCAGGTGGCGATGATCGGCGTGCCGATGGACCTCGGCGTCACCAACCGGCCGGGCTCGCGCTTCGGGCCGCGGGCGCTGCGCGCCATCGAGCGCATCGGCCCCTACAACCATGTGCTGGAATGCGCGCCGACGCATGAGCTTCGCGTCGCCGACATCGGCGACGTGCCGTTCCAGAGCCGCTACCGGCTGGAGACCAGCCATGAGGATATCGAGCGCCGCACCAACCAGATCGTCGACGCCGGCGTGATCCCTCTCTCGGTCGGCGGCGATCACTCGATCAGCCATCCGATCCTGAAGGCGGTCGGCAAGAAGGCGCCGGTCGGCATGATCCATATCGACGCCCATTGCGACACCAGCGGCCTGTTCGACCTGACCAAATTCCACCACGGCGGACCGTTCCGCAACGCGGTGCTGGACGGCGTGCTCGACCCGTCGCGCACCATCCAGATCGGCATTCGCGGCTCGGCCGAGTATCTGTGGGAATTCACCTACGAGTCCGGCATGACCGTCGTGCACGCCGAGGAGGTGACCGGCCTCGGCATTCCCGCCATCATCGAGAAGGCACGTAAGATCGTCGGCGACGGCCCGACCTACATCTCCTTCGACGTCGACAGCGTCGATCCGGCCTTCGCGCCGGGCACCGGCACGCCGGAAGTCGGCGGGCTGACGACGCGCGAGGTGCTCGAACTGCTGCGCGGCCTCAAAGGTCTCAACATCGTCGGCGGCGACGTCGTCGAGGTGGCGCCGCAATACGACGCGACCACCAACACCGCCCATGTCGGCGCCCAGGTCCTGTTCGAGATCCTGAGCCTGATGGTGTTCAGCCCGGCCATCAAGAAAGGCTGAGGCAGCGCCAAACCAATACGGCCGCCGCGCTGGAGCCGGCGGCCGGTCACAACAACAAGCTTCCAGAAGGGAACCACAATGACACTTCGCAACACGCTGAAATCCACCATCACGGCAATGCTGATGCTCGGCGCCGCGGGCCTCACCTCCCAGGCCGCCAGGGCCGATGCCATCGACGACATCACCAAGGCCGGCGCGATCAATGTCGGCATCTTCTCCGACTTTCCGCCCTTCTCCTCTGCCAGCGCCGACATGAGCATCAAGGGCTATGACATCGACGTGGCGCAAGCCATCGCTGACTCGCTGAAGGTGAAGCTGAACCTCGTCAGCGTCACCGGCCAGAACCGCATTCCCTATCTCACCGACAAGCGCGTCGATTTCCTGATGAGCGTCGGCTACTCGAAGGAGCGCGCCGAGGTGATCGACTTCGCCGCCGCCTACGCGCCCTACTATATCGCCGTCATTGGCCCGGCTGCCCTTTCGGTCAAAGGCAAGGAAGACCTTGCCGACAAGTCGATCGCCGTCAATCGCGGCACGCTGGAGGACACGTCGCTGACCGAGGCAGCGCCGGCATCCGCCGACATCCGCCGCTTCGACAACTACAATTCCGTCATCCAGGCCTTCATCTCCGGCCAGACCCAACTGATGGTGGTGGGCAACGATGTCGGCGCCCAGGTGCTGGCCAAGCAGGATGCGCTGCAGCCCGAGCAGAAGTTCCAGCTGCTGACCTCGCCTTCGCATATCGGCCTCAACAAGAACGAGGACCGGCTGAAGAAGGCGATCAACGACGCGGTCGCCAAGATGCTGGCCGACGGCAAGCTGGACGAGAGCTCGAAGGCCTGGCTGAAGACGCCGCTCAATCCCGACAACCTCAAGGACTGATCCCGAGCCTACATCCCGATCGTATCGGGATGGGCTCTATCTTTTGGTTGAGCATGATCTTTCCGAACCGCGGGTTGGGATCATGCTTTGGAGCAACAGGGGCCTTTGCCATGGGCTACAGCCTCGACTTCGGCTGGCTTGCGGGTGCGGCGGGCGCGATCGCGCGCGGCGCGGCGACGACGATCGTGCTGATCGCCGTCACCACGCTGGCGGGAACGTTCCTCAGCATCCTGGGTGCCGCCGGCAAAAGAAACGGCCCCAAGCCACTCCGGCTGGCGATCGCGATCTATGTCGAGGTGATGCGCAACACGCCGTTCCTGG
This window encodes:
- the speB gene encoding agmatinase; this encodes MGYDRGKLEALRRKYGEGHGGEMFDPKFRKVADKIFSKSGTRLAPYSGIPTFLAAPYREIAADNPDFGDLQVAMIGVPMDLGVTNRPGSRFGPRALRAIERIGPYNHVLECAPTHELRVADIGDVPFQSRYRLETSHEDIERRTNQIVDAGVIPLSVGGDHSISHPILKAVGKKAPVGMIHIDAHCDTSGLFDLTKFHHGGPFRNAVLDGVLDPSRTIQIGIRGSAEYLWEFTYESGMTVVHAEEVTGLGIPAIIEKARKIVGDGPTYISFDVDSVDPAFAPGTGTPEVGGLTTREVLELLRGLKGLNIVGGDVVEVAPQYDATTNTAHVGAQVLFEILSLMVFSPAIKKG
- a CDS encoding transporter substrate-binding domain-containing protein — encoded protein: MTLRNTLKSTITAMLMLGAAGLTSQAARADAIDDITKAGAINVGIFSDFPPFSSASADMSIKGYDIDVAQAIADSLKVKLNLVSVTGQNRIPYLTDKRVDFLMSVGYSKERAEVIDFAAAYAPYYIAVIGPAALSVKGKEDLADKSIAVNRGTLEDTSLTEAAPASADIRRFDNYNSVIQAFISGQTQLMVVGNDVGAQVLAKQDALQPEQKFQLLTSPSHIGLNKNEDRLKKAINDAVAKMLADGKLDESSKAWLKTPLNPDNLKD